One window from the genome of Actinoplanes teichomyceticus ATCC 31121 encodes:
- a CDS encoding PRC-barrel domain-containing protein: MTTPNAGIELIRLSDTDRMIGDPAEDIRGRAVHDRDGHDLGRVDDLLIDPEEGKVRMLRVEHGGVLGIGATASCVPVEAIRAIDDDVVHVAEPMQIVAEAPRYDPELIDATAYYDELYRHYGYAPFWSTGYVYPGYPYYRI; encoded by the coding sequence ATGACGACGCCGAACGCCGGCATCGAGCTGATCAGACTCAGCGACACCGACCGGATGATCGGCGACCCGGCCGAGGACATCCGCGGCCGCGCGGTGCACGACCGGGACGGGCACGACCTGGGCCGGGTCGACGACCTGCTGATCGACCCGGAGGAGGGCAAGGTGCGGATGCTGCGCGTGGAGCACGGCGGCGTCCTGGGGATCGGGGCGACCGCGTCGTGCGTGCCGGTGGAGGCGATCCGGGCGATCGACGACGACGTGGTGCACGTGGCCGAGCCGATGCAGATCGTGGCCGAGGCGCCGCGATACGACCCCGAGCTGATCGACGCCACCGCGTACTACGACGAGTTGTACCGGCACTACGGGTACGCGCCGTTCTGGAGCACCGGCTACGTCTATCCGGGCTACCCGTACTACCGCATCTGA
- a CDS encoding ABC transporter ATP-binding protein translates to MSAALPVAGQRQVLRAALRLIAADRRAAATLILLNSLAAIAALGGPWLLGRVIDTVAAGGGPDAVDRLALAVLGCAVAQMLLSRVGLACAYRFGERTSARIRETFLRRALALPASVVERVPAGDVAARGTTDVDVVATTLRDMLPRILIGLVEMVFIMVAVVVLDPLLGVAGVLGLSGIWFVTRWYLSRARDAYLREGDANSWLAEELAATTSGARTVEAFGLAGRRLAAGHAAIAETRRTRLVTLGLRSVFFPLAEISYAVPVVLVLLLGGMLYLDGRVSLGTVGAAVLYVRQLVGPLDSLLIRIEQLQAAGASFARVEGLAAVPAAPACAATPPADDRIEVRGVRFAYDRGRDVLHDVNLTVRPGERLAVVGLSGAGKSTLGRLLAGVDRPTAGSVTVGGVPVADLPPELLRRQVVLVTQEHHVFRESVRDNLMAPVPDDQLRRALATVGAHWADDLDRDLGAHPLDGAQAQQLALARVLLAGPHTVILDEATALLDPTAARDAERALAAVLHGRTVIAIAHRLQTAHDADRVAVMADGRIIELGTHDELLAADGSYAALWRSWHRADQMR, encoded by the coding sequence GTGAGCGCCGCGCTGCCGGTCGCCGGACAGCGGCAGGTGCTGCGCGCCGCGCTGCGGCTGATCGCCGCCGACCGGCGCGCGGCGGCCACGCTGATCCTGCTGAACTCGCTGGCGGCGATCGCCGCGCTGGGCGGGCCGTGGCTGCTCGGCCGGGTGATCGACACGGTGGCCGCCGGGGGTGGCCCGGACGCGGTGGACCGGCTCGCGCTGGCCGTGCTGGGCTGCGCGGTCGCCCAGATGCTGCTGTCGCGGGTGGGGCTGGCGTGCGCGTACCGGTTCGGGGAACGCACCTCGGCCCGGATCCGGGAGACCTTCCTGCGCCGGGCGCTGGCGCTGCCCGCCTCCGTGGTGGAGCGGGTGCCGGCCGGCGACGTGGCCGCCCGTGGCACCACCGACGTGGACGTGGTCGCCACCACCCTGCGCGACATGCTGCCGCGGATCCTGATCGGCCTGGTGGAGATGGTGTTCATCATGGTCGCGGTGGTGGTGCTCGACCCGCTGCTCGGCGTGGCCGGGGTGCTCGGCCTGTCCGGCATCTGGTTCGTCACCCGCTGGTACCTCAGCCGCGCCCGGGACGCCTACCTGCGCGAGGGCGACGCCAACTCGTGGCTGGCCGAGGAGCTGGCGGCGACCACCTCGGGCGCGCGGACCGTGGAGGCGTTCGGGCTGGCCGGCCGGCGGCTGGCGGCCGGGCACGCGGCGATCGCCGAGACCCGCCGCACCCGGCTGGTCACCCTGGGCCTGCGCAGCGTCTTCTTCCCGCTGGCGGAGATCTCCTACGCGGTGCCGGTGGTGCTGGTCCTGCTGCTGGGCGGGATGCTCTACCTGGACGGGCGGGTCAGCCTGGGCACGGTCGGCGCGGCCGTGCTCTACGTGCGGCAGCTGGTCGGCCCGCTGGACTCGCTGCTGATCCGGATCGAGCAGTTGCAGGCGGCGGGCGCGTCGTTCGCCCGGGTGGAGGGTCTGGCCGCGGTGCCGGCGGCGCCGGCCTGCGCCGCGACGCCGCCGGCCGACGACCGGATCGAGGTCCGCGGCGTGCGTTTCGCGTACGACCGGGGCCGCGACGTCCTGCACGACGTCAACCTCACGGTACGGCCGGGGGAGCGCCTGGCCGTCGTCGGCCTCTCCGGCGCCGGCAAGTCCACGCTGGGCCGCCTGCTCGCCGGCGTCGACCGGCCCACCGCCGGCAGCGTCACCGTCGGCGGGGTCCCGGTCGCCGACCTGCCCCCGGAGCTGCTGCGCCGCCAGGTCGTGCTGGTCACCCAGGAGCACCACGTGTTCCGCGAGTCGGTGCGCGACAACCTGATGGCGCCGGTCCCGGACGACCAGCTGCGCCGCGCCCTGGCGACGGTCGGCGCGCACTGGGCCGACGACCTGGACCGCGACCTGGGCGCGCACCCGCTGGACGGGGCGCAGGCGCAGCAGCTGGCGCTGGCCCGGGTGCTGTTGGCCGGCCCGCACACGGTCATCCTGGACGAGGCGACCGCGCTGCTCGATCCGACCGCCGCCCGCGACGCGGAACGCGCCCTGGCGGCGGTGCTGCACGGGCGTACCGTGATCGCGATCGCCCACCGGTTGCAGACCGCGCACGACGCCGACCGGGTCGCGGTCATGGCCGACGGGCGGATCATCGAGCTGGGCACGCACGACGAGCTGCTCGCCGCCGACGGGTCGTACGCGGCGCTCTGGCGTTCCTGGCACCGGGCCGATCAGATGCGGTAG
- a CDS encoding ABC transporter transmembrane domain-containing protein: MALGALFGSLWFVSLAAMPYLISQAIDRGLGPRRPGPLLAWCAAVLAIGLTSAGLGVLRHRSMTKLRIAAALRTADLVLTHATRLGAALPRRITTGEVVTIGISDVWLIGRAMNAAGIGGAAILACAVIAALLHHTAPALGLVVLVGVPGLGAVVGPLLRRTQRSGSRYRERQGALNTRLVDVVGGLRVLGGLGGGDVHLARYVRESAGLRDLGYRVGRPASWVGALGDGLPLVFLAVVVWVAARMAAAGEITVGQLVAVYGYTAMLVVPVSVLIFCGFDLTYGLVAARRVTGFLNLPLDDPAGAPAPPGPATLYDPESGVTAEPARLTALAGARPADAIEVLDRLGRYTPAAAGWGGRRLDTIARDEVRDRILVAENGADLFAGPLREVVAGRHDPDDGRIRAAIHTAVAHDVAADLDRPVEWGGRNLSGGQRQRLRLARALYADPEMLLLAEPTSAVDAHTESAIADRLAAARAGRGTVVATTSPVLLDRADTVHYLVGGRVAATGTHRELLAAEPGYRALVTRVFGVDG, from the coding sequence GTGGCGCTCGGCGCGCTGTTCGGCTCGCTGTGGTTCGTGAGCCTGGCGGCGATGCCGTACCTGATCTCCCAGGCCATCGACCGCGGCCTGGGCCCGCGCCGCCCGGGCCCGCTGCTCGCCTGGTGCGCGGCCGTGCTGGCGATCGGGCTGACCAGCGCCGGGCTCGGCGTGCTGCGGCACCGCAGCATGACCAAGCTGCGGATCGCCGCCGCGCTGCGCACCGCCGACCTGGTGCTGACCCACGCCACCCGGCTCGGCGCCGCCCTGCCCCGCCGGATCACCACCGGCGAGGTGGTCACCATCGGGATCTCCGACGTGTGGCTGATCGGCCGGGCGATGAACGCCGCCGGCATCGGCGGGGCCGCCATCCTGGCCTGCGCGGTCATCGCCGCGCTGCTGCACCACACCGCCCCGGCGCTCGGACTGGTCGTGCTGGTCGGGGTGCCGGGGCTGGGCGCGGTGGTCGGGCCGTTGCTGCGCCGCACCCAGCGCTCCGGCTCGCGGTACCGGGAGCGGCAGGGCGCGCTCAACACCCGGCTGGTCGACGTGGTCGGCGGCCTGCGGGTGCTCGGCGGCCTCGGCGGCGGCGACGTGCACCTGGCGCGCTACGTGCGCGAGTCCGCCGGCCTGCGCGACCTGGGCTACCGGGTGGGTCGCCCGGCCAGCTGGGTCGGCGCGCTCGGGGACGGGCTGCCGCTGGTGTTCCTGGCCGTGGTGGTCTGGGTGGCCGCGCGGATGGCGGCGGCCGGCGAGATCACCGTGGGGCAGCTGGTGGCCGTCTACGGCTACACCGCGATGCTGGTCGTCCCGGTCAGCGTGCTGATCTTCTGCGGGTTCGACCTGACGTACGGCCTGGTCGCCGCCCGCCGCGTCACCGGCTTCCTGAACCTGCCGCTGGACGACCCGGCCGGCGCCCCCGCGCCGCCGGGCCCGGCCACGCTGTACGACCCGGAGTCCGGGGTGACCGCCGAGCCGGCCCGGCTGACCGCGCTGGCCGGCGCCCGCCCGGCCGACGCGATCGAGGTGCTCGACCGTCTCGGCCGCTACACCCCCGCCGCGGCCGGCTGGGGCGGCCGCCGGCTGGACACGATCGCCCGCGACGAGGTCCGCGACCGGATCCTGGTCGCCGAGAACGGCGCCGACCTGTTCGCCGGGCCGCTGCGTGAGGTGGTGGCCGGCCGGCACGACCCGGACGACGGCCGGATCCGGGCCGCGATCCACACCGCGGTCGCCCACGACGTGGCCGCCGACCTGGACCGGCCGGTCGAGTGGGGTGGCCGCAACCTCTCCGGCGGGCAGCGGCAGCGGCTGCGGCTGGCCCGCGCCCTGTACGCCGACCCGGAGATGCTGCTGCTGGCCGAGCCGACCTCGGCGGTCGACGCGCACACCGAGTCGGCGATCGCCGACCGGCTGGCCGCCGCCCGCGCCGGCCGGGGCACCGTGGTGGCGACCACGTCACCGGTGCTGCTGGACCGCGCCGACACCGTGCACTACCTGGTCGGCGGCCGGGTCGCGGCCACCGGCACGCACCGGGAGCTGCTGGCCGCCGAGCCCGGCTACCGCGCCCTGGTCACCCGGGTGTTCGGGGTGGACGGGTGA
- a CDS encoding GNAT family N-acetyltransferase yields MPGTSLTAVARPATGVDAPRIAQICATAYRAAHHELLPAGYIDRTVAVYFGAERVARQVPAAPPGWFGYQVAERDGRLLGAAGGGLTAPGVGELHLIYLEPGERGRGLGTLLLDRVIEQIRAAGGTEVWLSVFLGDAAGIGFYRSRGFQPVETVRADLSREDDHIRSLRMRRPLN; encoded by the coding sequence GTGCCAGGAACATCGCTGACCGCTGTTGCCCGTCCCGCGACCGGCGTCGATGCGCCCCGGATCGCGCAGATCTGCGCCACGGCGTACCGCGCTGCCCACCACGAGCTGCTGCCGGCCGGCTACATCGACCGGACCGTCGCGGTCTACTTCGGCGCCGAGCGCGTCGCCCGGCAGGTGCCGGCCGCCCCGCCGGGCTGGTTCGGATACCAGGTCGCCGAGCGGGACGGCCGGCTGCTCGGCGCGGCCGGCGGCGGGCTGACCGCCCCCGGCGTCGGCGAGCTGCACCTGATCTACCTGGAGCCGGGTGAGCGTGGCCGCGGGCTCGGCACCCTGCTGCTGGACCGGGTGATCGAGCAGATCCGGGCGGCCGGCGGCACCGAGGTGTGGCTGTCGGTGTTTCTCGGCGACGCCGCCGGGATCGGTTTCTACCGCTCCCGCGGGTTCCAGCCGGTGGAGACGGTCCGCGCCGATCTGTCCCGCGAGGACGACCACATCCGAAGCCTGCGGATGCGCCGCCCGCTGAACTGA
- a CDS encoding pyridoxal phosphate-dependent decarboxylase family protein — protein sequence MDARLAADLTGLPDLLTAARDYAAEVLDGLPSRPAAAPVPDFAPTPLPAGGAGAAGALQLFRQRWAPGFSGSAGPRYLGFVTGGATPAALVGDWLTGTFDQNAVTRQDSSAVDLERETVGWLRSLFGLGDAHTGTFVTGATMSNTVGLAIGREWLGERLGVDVARQGVAALGDVVVLSGAPHSSVYKALSMLGIGRDRLRTVPLLAGREAVDPAALEAALAALGGRPAIVVANAGTVNTVDFDDLRAIAALRERHPFWLHVDAAFGAFAALSREHAHLVAGLDLADSVCVDLHKWLNVPYDAAVQFTRRRDLQVAVFQNSAAYLTAPAGDPDLFHLTPENSRRLRALAAWFALAAYGAAGHREIVTRNIAAAHRLGERLAAVPGVRLLSPVRLNVVCFTVDRDVPALLDAVARSGAAFLTPTVHHGVPAVRAAFANWRTRESDADRVADLLSELLT from the coding sequence GTGGACGCTCGCCTCGCCGCCGACCTGACCGGTCTGCCGGATCTGCTGACCGCCGCCCGGGACTACGCCGCCGAGGTGCTGGACGGGCTGCCGTCCCGGCCGGCCGCGGCCCCCGTGCCGGACTTCGCCCCGACGCCGCTGCCGGCCGGCGGAGCCGGGGCGGCCGGCGCCCTGCAGCTGTTCCGGCAACGCTGGGCGCCCGGGTTCTCCGGCAGCGCCGGGCCGCGCTACCTGGGTTTCGTGACCGGCGGCGCGACCCCGGCGGCGCTGGTCGGCGACTGGCTGACCGGCACGTTCGACCAGAACGCGGTGACCCGGCAGGACTCGTCGGCGGTGGACCTGGAACGGGAGACGGTCGGCTGGCTGCGCTCGCTGTTCGGCCTCGGCGACGCGCACACCGGCACCTTCGTCACCGGGGCCACCATGTCCAACACGGTCGGCCTGGCGATCGGCCGGGAGTGGCTCGGCGAGCGGCTCGGCGTCGACGTGGCCCGGCAGGGCGTGGCCGCGCTGGGCGACGTCGTGGTGCTGTCCGGGGCCCCGCACTCGAGCGTCTACAAGGCGCTGTCCATGCTCGGCATCGGCCGCGACCGGCTGCGGACGGTTCCGCTGCTGGCCGGCCGGGAGGCGGTCGACCCGGCGGCGCTGGAGGCCGCCCTGGCGGCGCTGGGCGGTCGCCCGGCGATCGTGGTGGCCAACGCGGGCACCGTCAACACGGTCGACTTCGACGACCTGCGGGCCATCGCCGCGCTGCGCGAACGCCACCCGTTCTGGCTGCACGTGGACGCCGCGTTCGGCGCGTTCGCCGCGCTGTCGCGCGAGCACGCGCACCTGGTCGCCGGGCTGGACCTGGCCGATTCGGTCTGCGTCGACCTGCACAAGTGGCTCAACGTGCCGTACGACGCCGCGGTGCAGTTCACCCGGCGCCGGGACCTGCAGGTCGCCGTGTTCCAGAACTCGGCCGCCTACCTCACCGCCCCGGCGGGCGACCCGGACCTGTTCCACCTGACCCCGGAGAACTCGCGGCGGCTGCGGGCGCTGGCCGCCTGGTTCGCCCTCGCCGCCTACGGCGCCGCCGGCCACCGCGAGATCGTGACCCGCAACATCGCCGCGGCGCACCGGCTGGGCGAGCGGCTCGCGGCGGTTCCCGGCGTGCGGTTGCTGTCCCCGGTACGCCTCAACGTCGTCTGCTTCACCGTCGACCGGGACGTGCCCGCCCTGCTCGACGCCGTGGCCCGCTCCGGCGCGGCGTTCCTGACGCCGACCGTGCACCACGGGGTCCCGGCCGTGCGTGCCGCCTTCGCCAACTGGCGCACCCGGGAGTCCGACGCCGACCGCGTGGCCGACCTGCTGAGCGAGCTGCTCACCTGA
- a CDS encoding esterase/lipase family protein has protein sequence MSLAILLSAVLLTAPVPAARVDPDLHCTGDPAASARAGRTPVLLIHGTTSNARANFSWNWVRAFDREGRAHCEVDLPDSGNGDIQIAGRRVGHAIRHLYRATGARIDLLGHSQGGMIGRWVLKYRPETRRMVDDYVSLAASNHGTQEFVVQCAVTRVCSAAYWQQRAGSAFLTDLNRGPQTWPGIDYTQLYTRYDEIILPYRSSALPAARNVSNIAVQQLCPLEAVEHFGMAYDNAAWLLGMDAIRHPGPARLSRVSRATCGWPLMPAVDLFRFPANAAAALAQSARSMLTTPQLTAEPPLRRQSP, from the coding sequence GTGAGCCTAGCGATTCTGCTTTCCGCCGTCCTGCTGACGGCCCCGGTCCCGGCGGCGCGGGTCGATCCGGACCTGCACTGCACCGGCGATCCGGCGGCCAGCGCCCGCGCCGGGCGTACCCCGGTGCTGCTGATCCACGGCACCACCTCCAACGCCCGGGCGAACTTCTCCTGGAACTGGGTCCGGGCCTTCGACCGGGAGGGCCGTGCGCACTGCGAGGTGGACCTGCCGGACAGCGGCAACGGTGACATCCAGATCGCCGGGCGGCGGGTGGGGCACGCCATCCGCCACCTGTACCGCGCCACCGGGGCCCGGATCGACCTGCTCGGGCACAGCCAGGGCGGGATGATCGGGCGCTGGGTGCTGAAGTACCGGCCGGAGACCCGGCGGATGGTCGACGACTACGTGTCCCTGGCCGCCTCGAACCACGGCACGCAGGAGTTCGTGGTGCAGTGCGCGGTCACCCGGGTCTGCTCGGCGGCGTACTGGCAGCAGCGGGCCGGGTCGGCGTTCCTGACCGACCTGAACCGGGGGCCGCAGACCTGGCCGGGCATCGACTACACGCAGCTCTACACGCGCTACGACGAGATCATCCTGCCGTACCGGTCGTCGGCCCTGCCGGCGGCGCGCAACGTCAGCAACATCGCGGTGCAGCAACTGTGCCCGCTGGAGGCCGTCGAGCACTTCGGGATGGCCTACGACAACGCCGCCTGGCTGCTCGGCATGGACGCGATCCGGCATCCCGGCCCGGCCCGGCTGTCCCGGGTGAGCCGGGCGACCTGCGGATGGCCGCTGATGCCGGCGGTGGACCTGTTCCGCTTCCCGGCGAACGCGGCGGCGGCGCTGGCACAGAGCGCCCGCTCCATGCTGACCACGCCGCAGCTGACCGCGGAGCCGCCGCTTCGACGGCAATCACCTTGA
- a CDS encoding ABC transporter ATP-binding protein has translation MSMEMAAWNSMYHAMHQQDDRRPFRLATLRRIAGFARPHRRALTGFLLVSIITAILAVATPVLAGRVVDAIVDGADTGLVTTLAVAIAVAALSESGLGLVQRWFSARIGEGLILDLRTAVFDHVQRMPVAFFTRTRTGALVSRLNNDVIGAQRAFSDTLSGVAGNLVTLVLTLIVMLGISWRITLLALVLLPVFVLPARRMGGRLAGLEREAARHNAAMNTQMTERFSAPGATLVKLYGRPDAESAEFAARARRVRDIGVRTAMTQWVFLTALVSVSGVAIALVYGLGGYYALRGTLEPGAVVALAILLTRLYAPLTSLASARVEMMSALVSFERVFEVLDLKPLIEEKPDARPVPDGPVSVEFDAVRFAYPSADKVSLASLEEVATLDTRGGTEVLHDVSFKAEPGQMVALVGSSGAGKSTMASLLPRLYDPDAGAVRLAGVDVRDVSAASLRATLGVVTQDGHLFHDTVRANLLLARPEATEEEIWDVLRRAHIADLVEALPDGLDTVIGERGYRLSGGERQRLTIARLLLARPRVVVLDEATAHLDSTSEQAVQAALGEALTGRTAVVIAHRLSTVRAADQILVVEDGRIVERGTHRSLLAAGGRYQELYRTQFDQDRAAA, from the coding sequence ATGAGCATGGAGATGGCGGCATGGAATTCGATGTACCACGCGATGCACCAGCAGGACGACCGGAGACCGTTCCGGCTGGCGACGTTGCGGCGCATCGCCGGGTTCGCCCGGCCGCACCGCCGGGCGCTCACCGGTTTCCTGCTGGTCAGCATCATCACCGCGATTCTGGCGGTGGCCACTCCGGTGCTGGCCGGACGGGTGGTCGACGCGATCGTCGACGGCGCCGACACCGGGCTGGTGACCACTCTGGCCGTCGCGATCGCGGTGGCCGCGCTCAGCGAGTCCGGGCTCGGCCTGGTGCAGCGGTGGTTCTCCGCGCGCATCGGCGAGGGGCTGATCCTGGACCTGCGGACCGCGGTCTTCGACCACGTGCAGCGGATGCCGGTCGCGTTCTTCACCCGGACCCGGACCGGCGCGCTGGTCAGCCGGCTCAACAACGACGTGATCGGGGCGCAGCGGGCGTTCAGCGACACCCTCTCCGGGGTGGCCGGCAACCTGGTCACGCTGGTCCTGACGCTGATCGTGATGCTCGGCATCTCCTGGCGGATCACCCTGCTGGCGCTGGTCCTGCTGCCGGTCTTCGTGCTGCCCGCCCGCCGGATGGGCGGCCGGCTGGCCGGTCTGGAGCGGGAGGCCGCGCGGCACAACGCGGCGATGAACACGCAGATGACCGAGCGCTTCTCGGCGCCGGGCGCGACGCTGGTCAAGCTGTACGGCCGGCCGGACGCCGAGTCGGCCGAGTTCGCCGCCCGGGCCCGGCGGGTCCGTGACATCGGGGTACGCACCGCGATGACCCAGTGGGTGTTCCTGACCGCGCTGGTCTCGGTCTCCGGCGTGGCCATCGCCCTGGTCTACGGCCTGGGCGGGTACTACGCGCTGCGCGGCACGCTGGAGCCGGGCGCCGTGGTCGCGCTGGCCATCCTGCTCACCCGGCTCTACGCCCCGCTGACCTCGCTGGCCAGCGCCCGGGTGGAGATGATGAGCGCGCTGGTCAGCTTCGAGCGGGTCTTCGAGGTGCTCGACCTGAAACCGCTGATCGAGGAGAAGCCGGACGCCCGGCCGGTGCCGGACGGGCCGGTGTCGGTGGAGTTCGACGCGGTGCGCTTCGCGTACCCGTCGGCGGACAAGGTGTCGCTGGCCTCGCTGGAGGAGGTGGCCACCCTGGACACCCGGGGCGGGACCGAGGTGCTGCACGACGTGTCGTTCAAGGCCGAGCCGGGGCAGATGGTCGCGCTGGTCGGCTCGTCCGGGGCGGGCAAGTCGACGATGGCGAGCCTGTTGCCGCGGCTCTACGACCCGGACGCCGGGGCGGTGCGCCTGGCCGGGGTGGACGTGCGTGACGTCAGCGCCGCGTCGCTGCGGGCCACGCTGGGCGTGGTCACCCAGGACGGGCACCTCTTCCACGACACGGTCCGGGCGAACCTGCTGCTGGCCCGGCCGGAGGCGACCGAGGAGGAGATCTGGGACGTACTGCGCCGCGCCCACATCGCCGACCTGGTCGAGGCGCTGCCGGACGGCCTGGACACGGTGATCGGCGAGCGCGGGTACCGGCTGTCCGGCGGCGAGCGGCAGCGGCTCACCATCGCCCGGCTGCTGCTGGCCCGGCCGCGGGTGGTGGTCCTGGACGAGGCGACCGCCCATCTGGACTCCACCTCGGAGCAGGCGGTGCAGGCGGCGCTCGGCGAGGCGCTGACCGGCCGCACCGCGGTGGTGATCGCGCACCGGCTGTCCACGGTGCGCGCCGCCGACCAGATCCTGGTCGTCGAGGACGGCCGGATCGTCGAGCGCGGCACCCACCGGTCGCTGCTCGCGGCCGGCGGTCGCTACCAGGAGTTGTACCGCACCCAGTTCGATCAGGACCGGGCCGCGGCCTGA
- a CDS encoding LGFP repeat-containing protein, whose product MKLRAWKAVTLGLVAATMGAPVAAHAGGSEITDKAATYCRLRVHGGILAKYILLGSDKGRFGCPLGIEQAAADKGRMQQFDGGSIYWSRTTHAHAVSGRILELWQGNRGEAGCLGYPIDEEAPTPDGRGRVQHFEHGAIWHWNDGRVSAVC is encoded by the coding sequence ATGAAACTTCGAGCATGGAAAGCGGTCACGCTCGGCCTCGTCGCCGCGACGATGGGCGCACCCGTGGCCGCGCACGCTGGCGGAAGCGAGATCACGGACAAGGCCGCGACCTACTGCCGCCTCCGGGTGCACGGCGGCATCCTGGCGAAATACATTCTCCTGGGGTCGGACAAGGGCCGGTTCGGCTGCCCGCTCGGCATCGAGCAGGCGGCGGCCGACAAGGGGCGGATGCAGCAGTTCGACGGCGGCTCGATCTACTGGTCCCGGACGACCCACGCGCACGCGGTCTCGGGTCGCATCCTGGAACTGTGGCAGGGCAACCGGGGCGAGGCGGGCTGCCTGGGCTATCCGATCGACGAGGAGGCGCCCACCCCGGACGGGCGCGGGCGGGTCCAGCACTTCGAACACGGCGCCATCTGGCACTGGAACGACGGCCGGGTCAGCGCCGTCTGCTGA
- a CDS encoding serine/threonine-protein kinase, with protein MLAPGIVLNDRYQLTHRIAAGGMGEVWRGGDLLLRREIGVKVLLPALMSDREFITRFRSEARMMAQLRHPGVVQVYDYGENAVVDGERFDYLVMEFIEGTSLSNRIQQAGRLSPAETMTLTAGVADALHAAHQAGIIHRDVKPANLLVRPNGAIVLVDFGVARSLGVTGITSTNVVMGSVNYMAPEQAEGRPVTAATDVYALGAVAYACLTGRPPYVGDNPLAVLTQLVHGQPPVLPPDVPRAVAAVVMRALAKDPAQRFPSGAAFADAARNAGRAPHGGPVAPTGAWGAPTVPHRAAPPSGPHPAMPPTSAHPATPPTGPHRPMPATGPHRPTPATGPHRPTPATGPHRPMPATAVQAAVPPSGPHPAGAAFGAAAPPDFPAAAEPAGRGRRRNPGLVAAAAGLILVGGGVLLAVWPDSADTQQPQVTAGAGQQAQPGPTGKPARPTPTRKRAEQTTEPDDEPADAVTPEESEEDEPDRDTPLPEEDARETDPGEACGGGYEPRQQTDLTSAGAVQGRVHLLYRDSDASYCVVTVRTAGLERKAAASAYLQVQGQDRITDSGPVQYFAGPVTATAPGTCVKFGGSIGPLTFDSDFVGCE; from the coding sequence GTGCTTGCCCCGGGAATCGTGCTCAACGACCGCTACCAGCTGACCCACCGGATCGCGGCGGGCGGGATGGGCGAGGTGTGGCGCGGCGGTGACCTGCTGCTGCGCCGCGAGATCGGGGTCAAGGTGCTGCTGCCGGCCCTGATGTCGGACCGGGAGTTCATCACCCGGTTCCGCTCCGAGGCCCGGATGATGGCCCAGCTGCGGCATCCCGGCGTGGTCCAGGTCTACGACTACGGCGAGAACGCGGTCGTCGACGGCGAACGATTCGACTACCTGGTGATGGAGTTCATCGAGGGCACATCGCTGTCGAACCGGATCCAGCAGGCCGGGCGGCTCTCACCGGCCGAGACGATGACCCTCACCGCCGGGGTCGCCGACGCGCTGCACGCGGCGCACCAGGCCGGCATCATCCACCGCGACGTCAAGCCCGCCAACCTGCTGGTCCGGCCGAACGGAGCGATCGTGCTGGTCGACTTCGGGGTCGCCCGGTCCCTCGGGGTCACCGGCATCACCAGCACGAACGTGGTGATGGGGTCGGTCAACTACATGGCGCCGGAACAGGCGGAGGGCCGCCCGGTCACGGCCGCCACCGACGTGTACGCCCTGGGCGCGGTCGCCTACGCCTGCCTGACCGGCCGCCCGCCGTACGTCGGCGACAACCCGCTGGCGGTGCTCACCCAGCTGGTCCACGGCCAGCCCCCGGTCCTGCCGCCGGACGTGCCCCGGGCGGTCGCGGCGGTGGTGATGCGCGCGCTGGCCAAGGACCCGGCGCAGCGCTTCCCGAGCGGAGCCGCCTTCGCCGACGCGGCCCGCAACGCCGGTCGCGCCCCGCACGGCGGCCCGGTCGCGCCGACCGGCGCCTGGGGTGCGCCGACGGTTCCGCACCGGGCCGCCCCGCCGAGCGGACCGCACCCGGCGATGCCGCCCACCTCGGCGCACCCCGCGACGCCGCCGACCGGACCGCACCGGCCGATGCCCGCGACCGGACCGCACCGGCCGACGCCCGCGACCGGACCGCACCGGCCGACGCCCGCGACCGGACCGCACCGGCCGATGCCCGCGACCGCCGTGCAGGCGGCCGTGCCGCCGTCCGGACCGCACCCGGCCGGGGCCGCCTTCGGAGCCGCCGCGCCGCCGGACTTCCCGGCGGCGGCCGAACCTGCCGGCCGGGGCCGCAGGCGGAATCCGGGCCTGGTGGCCGCCGCGGCCGGCCTGATCCTCGTCGGCGGCGGCGTGCTGCTGGCGGTGTGGCCGGACTCCGCCGACACACAGCAACCCCAGGTCACCGCCGGCGCCGGCCAGCAGGCGCAACCCGGCCCCACCGGCAAGCCGGCCCGGCCGACGCCGACCCGCAAGCGGGCCGAGCAGACCACGGAGCCGGACGACGAGCCGGCGGACGCCGTCACGCCCGAGGAGTCGGAGGAGGACGAGCCGGACCGGGACACGCCGCTGCCGGAGGAGGACGCCCGGGAGACGGACCCGGGCGAGGCGTGCGGTGGCGGTTACGAGCCGCGCCAACAGACCGACCTGACGTCCGCGGGCGCCGTGCAGGGCCGGGTCCACCTGCTGTACCGCGACTCCGACGCGTCGTACTGCGTGGTCACGGTGCGGACCGCCGGACTGGAGCGCAAGGCCGCCGCGTCGGCCTATCTGCAGGTGCAGGGCCAGGACCGGATCACCGACAGCGGGCCGGTGCAGTACTTCGCCGGCCCGGTCACCGCCACCGCCCCGGGCACCTGCGTGAAGTTCGGCGGCTCGATCGGCCCGCTCACCTTCGACAGCGACTTCGTGGGCTGCGAATAG